TCTTCCGCTTTTTCGGCGATGAAGGCAGGGAGGCGGTGCGAGCCGCCGACATCGCCGCCGGAGATCGGCAATTGTTTCGTCTGGCATGGACGGAACGTTTTCCGCTCTTCTTTTTCGAGCTGCTTAGCGACGAGGTCGACGACGGTTTCCGCCATTTTCCGGTAGCCGGTCAGTTTGCCGCCGGCAATCGTAATGAGGCCGGATGGCGATGTCCAAATCTCGTCTTTGCGGGAAATTTCCGACGGGTCTTTCCCTTCTTCATAAATGAGCGGACGGACGCCAGCCCAGCTCGACTCGACATCGTCGGCAGTGACGCCGACGGACGGGAACATGTAGTGAATCGCCTGCAATAAGTAATCACGGTCTTCTTCGGTCATGGCCGGATGAGCGGGATCATCGTCATAAAATGTATCGGTCGTGCCGACATACGTTTTCCCATCCCGCGGAATGGCAAACACCATCCGGCCGTCCGGGGTGTCAAAATAGACTGCCTGCTTGAGCGGAAAACGCTTTTGATCGATGACGATATGGACGCCTTTTGTCAGCCGAAGCCGCTTGCCGGTTTTCGATCCGTCTTTGTCGCGCAGCGCATCAACCCACGGTCCGGCGGCATTGACGACTTTTTTGGCGCGGATGTCATACACTCGTCCGCCGATCAGGTCGCGGCAGCGGGCGCCGATCGCGCGGCCGCGCTCGTCGTACAAAAACTGTTCGGCTTTTACGTAGTTGACGGCGTCGGCGCCAAGCTCGACCGCTTTTTTGATCACTTCGATCGTCAGGCGGGCATCGTCGGTCCGATACTCGACGTAATAGCCGCCGCCGATCAGGCCATCGCGCTTTAAGAGCGGCTCTTTTTCCAACGTCTGCCGGGCATCAAGCATCGTGCGCCGCTCGCTTGGCTTGACGCCAGCCAGCCGGTCATACAGCCAAAGGCCGACCGACGTGCTCCATTTGCCAAACGTCCCGCCGCGGTAAATGGGCAGCAGCATCCACTCCGGTGTGGTGACGTGCGGGCCGTTTTCATACACAATCGCCCGTTCGCGCCCGACTTCCGCGACAAGCTTCACCTC
Above is a window of Geobacillus thermoleovorans DNA encoding:
- a CDS encoding glycerol-3-phosphate dehydrogenase/oxidase, which produces MAFSSKHRSDVLQAMSEKQYDLLIIGGGITGSGIALDTVSRGMTVALVEMQDFAAGTSSRSTKLVHGGLRYLKQFEVKLVAEVGRERAIVYENGPHVTTPEWMLLPIYRGGTFGKWSTSVGLWLYDRLAGVKPSERRTMLDARQTLEKEPLLKRDGLIGGGYYVEYRTDDARLTIEVIKKAVELGADAVNYVKAEQFLYDERGRAIGARCRDLIGGRVYDIRAKKVVNAAGPWVDALRDKDGSKTGKRLRLTKGVHIVIDQKRFPLKQAVYFDTPDGRMVFAIPRDGKTYVGTTDTFYDDDPAHPAMTEEDRDYLLQAIHYMFPSVGVTADDVESSWAGVRPLIYEEGKDPSEISRKDEIWTSPSGLITIAGGKLTGYRKMAETVVDLVAKQLEKEERKTFRPCQTKQLPISGGDVGGSHRLPAFIAEKAEEAVRYGLTKEAGARLARQYGTNVDRLFALSQQYDRSSGLTRETFIRLVYAMEEEMAAKPVDYFIRRTGALLFDIDSVRREKEAVVAFMARYLGWTGEERDVYEKELDKELRRAVLAEEGAK